The Tubulanus polymorphus chromosome 1, tnTubPoly1.2, whole genome shotgun sequence genome contains a region encoding:
- the LOC141913751 gene encoding lysine-specific histone demethylase 1A-like, with protein sequence MSNSVPISRPTSSSNQNNAGSNNKEEEAKKMQQQPAGKRLSPDADSQSSVSDGNDADAQSRRSKRKKAKVEYKEIMEYANISDDAAENSDGEKKSKPVLEKPVKEEKPTPVAPPVAEDPVESENDDPMNTLLTGLEGAAFQSRLPHDKLTSQEASFFPDIAQGSPQTQQVFLYIRNRILQLWLENPMQQLIIENTLPNIDPPYNSDGPLVMRLHAFLDRHGYINFGVFKRLKPIPVKKMGKVIIIGAGVSGLEAARQLTSFGMEVVILEARDRVGGRVATFRKDNYIADLGAMVVTGLGGNPITVLSKQVNMVLHKIKQKCPLYESNGNTVPKDKDEMVEREFNRLLESTSYMSHQMDFNFICSKPVTLGQSLELVIKLQEKHVKEKQIEYQKSIIEMQEKLKSCQDEMVTRREKINELKKQYQEAKDVKQPRDITAEFLVRSKLRDLNVECKEFDILVEKQKEIEGKLKELEDSPPSDVYLSSRDRQILDWHFANLEFANATPLSTLSLKHWDQDDDFEFSGSHLTVRNGYSCVPVALSEGLDIKLNTAVRQVIYHGNVVEVVCTHSRSNTNAISYKGDAVLCTLPLGVLKETLRGNGVNAVQFIPPLPEWKTSAVQRMGFGNLNKVVLCFDRVFWDPNANLFGHVGSTTASRGELFLFWNLYKAPVLLALVAGEAAAIMENVSDDVIVGRSLAVLKGIFGNNAVPQPKETVVTRWRADPWSRGSYSYVAAGSSGNDYDLMASPVSSNPPIPGQPTTSAHMPRLFFAGEHTIRNYPATVHGALLSGLREAGRIADQFLGAPYAMPQRAPLATHMP encoded by the exons ATGTCGAACAGCGTTCCGATTTCACGCCCCACTTCCAGTTCTAATCAAAATAATGCCGGGTCTAATAACAAGGAAGAAGAGGCCAAGAAAATGCAGCAACAACCTGCCGGTAAAAGGCTGAGTCCTGACGCTGACAGCCAAAGCAGTGTCAGTGATGGAAACGATGCTGATGCCCAAAGTAGAAGAAGCAAGAGAAAAAAGGCGAAg GTCGAGTATAAGGAGATTATGGAATATGCCAACATATCGGATGATGCAGCGGAAAACTCGGATGGAGAGAAAAAATCGAAGCCTGTTTTAGAAAAGCCTGTAAAAGAGGAAAAACCAACCCCAGTTGCACCGCCTGTTGCTGAGGATCCAGTTGAAAGTGAAAATGATGATCCTATGAATACATTACTTACTG GTTTAGAAGGAGCTGCTTTTCAAAGCCGATTACCTCATGACAAACTCACTTCGCAAGAGGCCTCGTTTTTCCCTGATATTGCACAAGGTTCCCCACAAACTCAACAAGTATTCCTCTACATCAGAAATCGCATT TTACAATTGTGGTTGGAAAATCCCATGCAACAGCTGATCATAGAAAACACATTACCAAACATTGATCCTCCATATAATA GTGATGGTCCATTAGTGATGAGATTACATGCTTTCCTTGATCGTCACGGCTATATCAATTTTGGAGTATTCAAACGTTTGAAGCCAATACCAG TTAAGAAGATGGGTAAAGTGATTATCATTGGAGCAGGAGTGTCAGGACTTGAAGCTGCTCGGCAATTAACGTCATTTGGAATGGAAGTTGTGATACTTGAAGCGAGG GACAGGGTAGGCGGTCGAGTGGCAACGTTTAGGAAAGATAACTACATAGCTGATCTAGGGGCCATGGTTGTGACGGGATTAG GTGGAAATCCTATAACCGTATTGAGCAAACAAGTGAATATGGTTCTGCATAAGATTAAACAGAAATGTCCCCTCTATGAATCTAATGGAAACACAGTACCAAAAGACAAAGATGAAATGGTCGAACGCGAATTCAATCGATTATTAGAATCAACGTCATATATGtctcatcaaatggatttcaACTTCATCTGCAGTAAACCAGTCACTTTAGGGCAGTCCCTGGAGCTAGTCATTAA ATTACAAGAAAAACATGTTAAAGAAAAACAGATCGAATATCAGAAAAGCATAATCGAAATGCAAGAAAAACTGAAATCTTGTCAAGATGAG ATGGTCACACGTCGAGAGAAAATCAATGAGTTAAAGAAACAATATCAAGAAGCAAAAGATGTAAAACAGCCTCGTGACATCACAGCAGAATTCCTCGTTCGTAGTAAACTCCGGGATCTCAATGTTGAATGCAAG GAATTTGACATCTTGGTTGAAAAACAGAAGGAAATAGAAGGAAAATTGAAGGAATTAGAAGATTCGCCTCCGAG TGATGTGTACTTGTCATCAAGGGACCGCCAAATACTGGACTGGCATTTTGCTAATTTGGAATTCGCTAATGCCACACCTTTATCAACACTGTCATTGAAACACTGGGATCAAGATGATGATTTCGAGTTTTCTGGAAGTCATCTAACAG TGAGAAATGGTTATTCCTGCGTACCGGTCGCACTATCCGAAGGTCTCGATATCAAGTTAAACACCGCTGTGCGACAAGTCATCTATCACGGAAACG TTGTTGAAGTTGTTTGCACTCATTCCCGAAGTAACACGAACGCGATCTCCTATAAAGGCGATGCAGTATTGTGTACACTACCTCTCGGCGTGTTGAAGGAAACCCTACGCGGCAATGGAGTAAATGCAGTGCAGTTCATTCCTCCTTTACCCGAGTGGAAAACATCAGCCGTTCAGAGAATGGGTTTTGGGAATCTCAATAAG GTTGTTTTATGCTTTGATCGAGTATTTTGGGACCCTAATGCTAACCTGTTTGGTCATGTTGGTAGTACAACAGCTAGTAGAGGCGAACTGTTTTTGTTCTGGAACCTATACAAGGCTCCCGTATTATTGGCTCTTGTGGCAGGAGAAGCAGCTGCCATAATGGAGAATGTTAGCGATGATGTAATTGTTGGTCGTTCCCTGGCCGTACTGAAAGGAATATTTGGAAATAATGCAGTTCCACAG CCAAAAGAAACAGTTGTTACAAGATGGAGAGCTGACCCATGGTCTAGAGGTTCATATTCTTATGTAGCAGCTGGCTCTTCAG GTAATGACTATGACCTGATGGCTAGCCCTGTTTCCTCAAATCCGCCTATTCCAGGACAACCTACAACTTCAGCTCATATGCCTAGACTGTTTTTTGCGGGGGAGCACACTATCAGAAACTACCCTGCAACTGTACATGGTGCATTGTTAAGCGGACTACGCGAGGCTGGGCGAATAGCTGATCAGTTTCTTGGTGCTCCATATGCTATGCCTCAAAGGGCACCATTGGCTACACATATGCCTTGA